The following are encoded together in the Cryptococcus neoformans var. neoformans JEC21 chromosome 9 sequence genome:
- a CDS encoding 2,4-dienoyl-CoA reductase, putative — translation MSPPPPLTPDPKSTFRPDLFKGKVLFCTGGRSGICYQIVETMMSLGVDAAIVGRDAKGLEESAKKLEASTGGKCIPAPADVRQPDQLKDAVKRTQEAFGRIDFVICGAAGNFLAPISGLSERAFRTVIEIDLLGTYNTLKATLPLVRASRGSYVHISATLHYRGVPYQSHVGAAKAGVDALNHSIAVEEGPWGVRSNVIAPGPIAETVGMDKLGTKGRKVEREVPLGRLGSTVDIANAAVFLFSPASAWITGATLVVDGGEHHIRSTMLPYPESLLDPESVKSLIKPRL, via the exons AtgtctcctcctccacccctAACGCCAGACCCAAAGTCCACCTTCAGGCCAGACTTATTCAAAGGCAAAGTCCTCTTCTGCACAGGAGGCAGAAGCGGTATCTGCTACCAGATCGTCGAGACCATGATGTCGCTTGGTGTCGACGCAGCCATTGTCGGTCGAGA TGCCAAAGGCCTCGAGGAATCTGCGAAAAAGCTAGAAGCGTCGACAGGCGGAAAATGCATTCCAGCGCCAGCCGATGTGCGACAGCCAGATCAGCTAAAAGATGCCGTGAAGCGTACACAAGAGGCTTTTGGTAGGATTGACTTTGTCATCTGCG GCGCCGCTGGCAACTTCCTCGCCCCCATCTCTGGTCTCTCCGAACGCGCGTTCCGCACCGTCATCGAGATCGACCTCTTAGGCACTTACAACACACTCAAAGCTACACTCCCCCTCGTCCGTGCATCTCGTGGTTCATACGTCCACATCTCTGCCACACTCCACTACAGAGGGGTGCCCTACCAGTCTCATGTGGGCGCTGCTAAAGCCGGTGTGGACGCTCTGAACCATTCGATCGctgtggaggaaggacCATGGGGTGTAAGGTCGAATGTGATTGCGCCTGG ACCGATCGCAGAGACCGTCGGCATGGACAAGCTGGGCACCAAAGGCCGTAAGGTAGAACGCGAGGTGCCGCTAGGTCGACTAGGAAGTACTG TGGATATCGCAAATGCCGCGGTGTTCTTATTCTCTCCTGCATCCGCTTGGATTACCGGGGCCACCCTC GTGGTTGATGGTGGTGAACACCATATCCGATCGACGATGCTCCCATATCCCGAAAGTTTGCTTGACCCAGAGAGCGTCAAGAGTCTTATCAAGCCACGACTTTAA
- a CDS encoding expressed protein translates to MVYVIVVHLQSLPEHVEEIKAKLKEAAEVYRKDKETIDWHVMQDPKDETKFCIVERYEQESSQQYHLSNPYWKTFDPYVVPRLARPMDLTRWEEF, encoded by the exons ATGGTCTATGTTATTGTTGTTCACCTCCAGTCCCTTCCC GAGCACGTCGAGGAGATCAAGGCCAAGCTGAAGGAGGCCGCCGAGGTTTACagaaaggacaaggag ACTATTGACTGGCATGTCATGCAGGATCCCAAAGACGAGACCAAATTCTGTATCGTCGAGAGATACGAACAGGAGTCTTCACAGCAGTATCATTTGAGTAACCCC TACTGGAAG ACCTTTGACCCTTACGTCGTCCCCCGTCTGGCCAGGCCCATGGACCTTACCCGATGGGAGGAGTTTTAA